In a genomic window of Hyphomonas sp.:
- a CDS encoding response regulator, with protein sequence MTRDTAHILVVDDDDRIRDLLKRYLSREGFRVTSAPDAAAARKLMTGMEFDLAILDIMMPGEDGLSLLRSMREGRNRETPVILLTARGEATSRIEGLRHGADDYLAKPFEPEELSLRCAAILRRSHKAPPPAEVEMSGMVFNAERGELKAGEDRIRLTEAELQLLTALAATPGEPVSREDLAALTSAGMERSVDVQVTRLRRKIEPNPKEPIHIQTVRGIGYRLMPD encoded by the coding sequence GACGACCGGATCCGTGACCTGTTGAAACGTTACCTGTCGCGCGAGGGTTTCCGCGTGACTTCGGCGCCTGACGCAGCGGCGGCCCGCAAGCTGATGACGGGCATGGAGTTCGACCTTGCCATTCTGGACATCATGATGCCGGGCGAGGATGGCCTGTCCCTGCTGAGATCCATGCGGGAAGGCCGCAACCGGGAAACCCCGGTCATCCTGCTGACGGCCCGGGGCGAAGCAACCAGCCGGATCGAAGGCCTGAGACACGGCGCGGACGACTATCTGGCCAAACCGTTCGAACCGGAGGAATTGTCCCTGCGCTGCGCCGCCATCCTGAGACGGTCCCACAAGGCCCCGCCTCCGGCCGAAGTGGAAATGTCCGGCATGGTGTTCAATGCGGAACGGGGCGAGTTGAAAGCCGGCGAGGACCGAATTCGGCTGACCGAGGCTGAGCTGCAACTGCTGACTGCCCTGGCAGCGACGCCGGGTGAGCCGGTGAGCCGCGAGGATCTGGCCGCCCTGACCTCGGCCGGCATGGAACGCTCGGTGGATGTGCAGGTCACGCGCCTGCGCCGCAAGATCGAACCCAATCCGAAGGAACCGATCCACATCCAGACCGTGCGGGGCATCGGCTACCGCCTGATGCCGGACTGA
- a CDS encoding ATP-binding protein produces MFRLRDITPRGLYARSMLMVIAPVVLILSLMSWYYYDSHIAEVNRKLAQSIARDASLVQAYCDRREQSALAHRTIDERLDLTFTCDSPAGPLEQAKYAHVFAYSRTLDNELETRLGVPVETALDPKDSMLHLRFPSGPRTVEIIVERKRVLAANTHIFIVWVILFSLFMVALAIGFLNQQVRSILRLSKAARAFGRGRDVPDFRPSGANEVREAARAVIDMKNRLTAFAEQRTAMLAGVSHDLRTPLTRLKLALAMMDETDDIKAARADLDDMSMMLDEYLTFARGEEGDEPSTFDLADLVRDAAAGFGPHIEVTGPASIPVNGRPLAIKRAVTNLVSNAAKFATHVQISLVDGPHAVDIHVDDDGPGIPPERHEDAFRPFMRLDEARTQNTPGTGLGLTLARDTARAHGGDLRLGESPLGGLRASLRLPH; encoded by the coding sequence ATGTTCCGGTTGAGGGATATCACACCGCGCGGGCTGTATGCCCGCAGCATGCTGATGGTGATCGCGCCCGTCGTGCTGATCCTGTCGCTCATGTCCTGGTATTATTATGACAGCCATATCGCCGAGGTGAACCGCAAGCTGGCCCAGTCCATCGCGAGGGATGCGAGCCTGGTGCAGGCCTATTGCGACCGCCGGGAACAGTCCGCACTGGCCCATCGCACGATTGATGAACGCCTTGACCTGACATTCACCTGCGACAGCCCTGCCGGCCCGCTGGAACAGGCGAAATATGCGCATGTCTTCGCCTACAGCCGAACCCTGGACAATGAGCTCGAAACCCGACTGGGCGTGCCGGTGGAAACCGCGCTGGACCCGAAGGATTCCATGCTGCACCTGCGCTTCCCGTCCGGGCCGCGCACCGTGGAAATCATTGTGGAGCGCAAACGCGTTCTGGCGGCCAACACGCACATCTTCATTGTCTGGGTGATCCTGTTCTCATTGTTCATGGTGGCGCTGGCCATCGGATTCCTGAACCAGCAGGTGCGGTCGATCCTGCGCCTGTCCAAGGCGGCGCGGGCCTTCGGGCGCGGCCGGGACGTGCCGGACTTCCGCCCGTCAGGCGCCAATGAAGTGCGCGAAGCCGCCCGCGCCGTCATCGACATGAAAAACCGGCTGACCGCCTTTGCCGAACAACGCACCGCCATGCTGGCCGGGGTGAGCCACGATCTACGCACCCCGCTCACCCGCCTGAAACTGGCGCTGGCGATGATGGACGAGACCGATGACATCAAGGCGGCTCGCGCAGACCTTGATGACATGTCGATGATGCTGGACGAATACCTGACCTTTGCACGGGGAGAGGAAGGCGACGAGCCGAGCACGTTCGACCTGGCCGACCTGGTCCGGGACGCCGCGGCAGGGTTTGGCCCGCATATCGAAGTGACCGGTCCTGCCTCCATTCCGGTCAATGGGCGGCCGCTGGCCATCAAGCGGGCGGTGACCAATCTTGTGTCCAATGCGGCGAAGTTTGCCACCCATGTGCAAATCTCGCTTGTGGACGGTCCGCATGCGGTGGATATACATGTCGATGACGACGGACCGGGCATTCCCCCGGAGCGTCATGAGGACGCATTCCGGCCTTTCATGCGACTTGACGAAGCCCGCACCCAGAACACGCCCGGCACCGGGCTGGGCCTGACGCTTGCCCGTGATACGGCCCGCGCGCATGGCGGGGACCTTCGCCTCGGCGAAAGCCCGCTGGGCGGCCTGAGGGCCAGCCTGCGCCTGCCCCATTGA